The Peribacillus sp. FSL E2-0218 genome contains a region encoding:
- the proC gene encoding pyrroline-5-carboxylate reductase encodes MNEKIGFIGCGKMGEAMLEGMLLAEVVSPDRIMVSTASLESMTKITTKHKVKGTIDNEEVAAFADILFLGIQPAMHKQVLEQVKGHVKGSTVIITMAAGINISLIENSFEGKVKVVRTMPNTPSLVGEGLTAISINDEITDDDIANVTALLNSFGKTEILHENLMDAVPAISGSSPAYVYMFIEALADGGVRDGIPRKQAYRMAAQAVMGAAKMVLETERHPAALKDDVCTPGGSTIAAVAALEEAQLRSGILQAMKACTDKAKGIGK; translated from the coding sequence ATGAATGAAAAAATCGGTTTTATCGGCTGCGGTAAAATGGGGGAGGCCATGCTGGAGGGCATGTTGCTTGCTGAGGTGGTTTCGCCCGATCGAATCATGGTAAGTACTGCAAGCTTGGAATCCATGACGAAGATCACCACGAAACATAAGGTTAAAGGCACCATCGATAATGAAGAAGTTGCCGCGTTTGCCGACATTCTCTTTCTTGGGATTCAACCTGCCATGCATAAGCAAGTGCTTGAACAGGTGAAGGGTCATGTAAAAGGAAGCACCGTGATCATTACGATGGCGGCAGGAATCAATATTTCTCTAATAGAAAACAGCTTTGAAGGGAAAGTGAAGGTCGTAAGGACGATGCCAAACACTCCTTCCCTTGTGGGTGAGGGCTTGACAGCCATAAGCATTAACGATGAAATCACGGATGATGATATCGCAAATGTAACGGCACTGCTCAATAGCTTTGGAAAAACGGAGATCCTTCATGAGAATTTGATGGATGCAGTACCGGCCATAAGTGGATCGTCTCCAGCATATGTATACATGTTCATCGAAGCGCTGGCTGATGGCGGGGTTCGAGATGGCATTCCGCGAAAACAAGCATACCGTATGGCAGCACAAGCTGTAATGGGGGCTGCTAAAATGGTTCTTGAAACGGAAAGGCATCCAGCCGCTTTAAAGGATGATGTTTGCACTCCAGGTGGTTCAACGATAGCAGCAGTGGCTGCTTTGGAAGAGGCACAGCTTAGATCGGGCATTTTACAAGCAATGAAGGCATGTACGGATAAAGCGAAAGGGATTGGCAAATAA
- a CDS encoding FAD-linked oxidase C-terminal domain-containing protein, which yields MNQYIEDLRNILTDEQVTVNETLLEQHSHDESYHTPHLPDAVIYPKDTAEVRAVMRYANDHDIPVIPFGLGSSLEGHVVPVKGGISLDMTLMNQVLEIRENDFLVKVQPGVTRTHLNKELKKYGLFFSVDPGADATLGGMAATNASGTTSVKYGIMRDQVRDLEVVLANGEVIHTGSLATKSSSGIHLNGLFVGSEGTLGVFTELTLKVYGIPEVTMAGRATFPTVEQAVSAVNGIMLAGIPIARIELVDAESIKKVNQFMDKAYDVRPTLFLEFHGNFAGLEQDVQFAKEIVSDFGCGDIQFEMDSKARNALWEARHNLAYAFIHSAPGKKLMVTDVSVPLHELSNAILETRKKVELSKVEGAIVGHVGDGNYHVLFMIDLQNDEEVREAKRLNEEIVEYALSKGGTCTGEHGVGIGKLKYQSREHGAAYQVMKTIKYALDPKGIMNPGKIFAD from the coding sequence ATGAATCAGTACATAGAGGACTTAAGGAATATATTGACGGATGAGCAAGTAACGGTGAATGAAACGTTATTGGAACAGCATAGTCATGATGAATCGTACCATACACCGCATTTACCTGATGCGGTTATCTATCCAAAGGATACGGCAGAAGTACGTGCAGTCATGAGGTATGCGAATGACCACGATATTCCTGTGATTCCGTTCGGGTTAGGATCAAGCTTGGAGGGGCATGTCGTTCCGGTTAAAGGAGGGATTTCCCTTGATATGACCTTAATGAATCAAGTTTTGGAGATCAGGGAAAATGATTTTCTCGTTAAGGTGCAGCCGGGCGTGACAAGGACACACCTCAATAAAGAGTTGAAAAAGTATGGACTGTTCTTTTCCGTCGACCCCGGCGCCGATGCGACGCTGGGCGGAATGGCCGCCACGAATGCAAGTGGGACGACCTCGGTTAAATATGGGATAATGCGTGATCAAGTCAGGGATCTGGAAGTCGTACTGGCAAACGGTGAAGTGATCCACACGGGCAGCTTAGCGACAAAATCTTCATCAGGCATTCATTTGAATGGCCTGTTTGTAGGATCGGAAGGTACATTAGGTGTTTTTACTGAGCTGACATTAAAGGTATATGGAATCCCTGAAGTCACCATGGCAGGAAGAGCGACGTTCCCGACCGTCGAACAGGCTGTATCTGCGGTCAATGGGATCATGCTTGCAGGAATCCCGATTGCACGAATCGAATTGGTTGATGCAGAATCAATAAAAAAAGTTAATCAATTCATGGACAAAGCCTATGACGTCAGACCTACCTTATTTCTGGAATTTCACGGGAATTTTGCCGGTTTGGAACAGGATGTCCAATTCGCCAAGGAAATAGTAAGTGATTTTGGGTGTGGCGATATCCAGTTCGAAATGGATTCAAAAGCACGGAATGCTTTGTGGGAGGCCCGGCACAATCTCGCGTATGCCTTCATTCATAGTGCTCCGGGCAAGAAACTGATGGTGACCGACGTAAGCGTACCGCTGCATGAATTATCGAATGCCATCTTGGAAACGAGGAAGAAGGTCGAACTTTCCAAAGTGGAGGGAGCGATCGTAGGACATGTAGGTGATGGCAATTATCATGTTTTGTTCATGATTGATCTACAGAACGATGAGGAAGTGAGAGAGGCGAAGCGATTAAATGAAGAAATTGTCGAATATGCTCTATCAAAAGGTGGCACTTGTACGGGTGAACATGGTGTCGGGATTGGGAAATTGAAGTATCAGTCAAGGGAGCACGGAGCAGCTTACCAAGTGATGAAAACGATCAAATATGCACTGGACCCGAAAGGAATTATGAATCCAGGTAAAATTTTCGCAGATTAG
- the ald gene encoding alanine dehydrogenase, whose product MRIGIPKEIKNNENRVAITPAGVVALVNAGHEVLIEMNAGLGSSFTNESYQEAGAVIVEDAASVWSSTDMIMKVKEPISSEYKYFRKDLILFTYLHLAAEPALAQALKESGVLAIAYETVAVNRTLPLLTPMSEVAGRMAAQIGAQFLEKNNGGKGILLSGVPGVKRGKVAVVGGGMVGTNAAKIAIGLGADVTILDLSPDRLRQLDDIFGNELTTLISNPYNIAEAVKDADLVIGAVLIPGAKAPKLVTEEMVKSMSPGSVIVDVAIDQGGIFETVDHITTHDNPTYVKHGVVHYAVANMPGAVPQTSTVALTNVTVPFALQIANKGALKAILENDALAKGVNVANGEITFEAVANDLGYNYVSVENALNPNNINA is encoded by the coding sequence ATGAGAATAGGAATTCCGAAAGAGATTAAAAACAATGAAAACCGTGTAGCTATCACTCCAGCAGGCGTTGTAGCATTAGTGAATGCGGGACATGAAGTATTAATCGAAATGAACGCTGGTCTAGGAAGCAGTTTTACAAATGAATCATACCAAGAAGCTGGTGCAGTAATAGTCGAGGACGCTGCTAGCGTTTGGTCAAGTACAGACATGATCATGAAAGTAAAAGAACCTATCTCATCTGAATATAAATATTTCCGTAAAGATTTAATTCTCTTCACATATCTACATCTTGCAGCCGAACCGGCCCTTGCACAGGCCCTAAAAGAAAGCGGTGTCTTGGCCATTGCTTATGAGACGGTTGCAGTAAACCGCACACTTCCGTTATTGACGCCAATGAGTGAAGTGGCAGGACGGATGGCTGCACAAATCGGTGCTCAATTCCTTGAAAAGAATAATGGCGGCAAAGGAATCCTATTAAGCGGAGTTCCTGGAGTGAAACGCGGTAAAGTCGCAGTTGTCGGCGGAGGAATGGTTGGGACGAACGCAGCTAAGATTGCAATTGGTTTAGGCGCAGATGTAACCATTCTTGACTTAAGCCCCGACCGTCTTCGTCAATTGGATGATATTTTCGGAAATGAGCTGACTACGCTTATCTCCAATCCTTATAACATTGCTGAAGCAGTCAAGGATGCTGATTTGGTGATTGGCGCTGTACTGATTCCAGGTGCCAAAGCTCCAAAGCTCGTAACGGAAGAAATGGTTAAGTCGATGTCTCCAGGTTCAGTGATCGTCGATGTTGCAATCGACCAAGGCGGAATCTTTGAAACGGTTGACCACATAACAACACATGATAACCCTACTTATGTAAAACATGGAGTTGTCCATTACGCAGTGGCGAACATGCCAGGAGCAGTGCCTCAAACATCCACTGTCGCTTTAACGAACGTAACGGTTCCATTCGCCCTTCAAATCGCAAACAAAGGAGCTCTTAAAGCGATCCTTGAAAATGATGCCCTTGCTAAAGGAGTCAATGTGGCGAACGGTGAAATCACGTTCGAAGCAGTTGCAAACGACTTAGGCTACAACTATGTGAGTGTTGAAAATGCCTTAAACCCAAATAACATTAACGCTTAA
- a CDS encoding EcsC family protein, producing the protein MKLETKEELEKELRNIEKWEKDQKGLWFWERIGRLPFKLLDKLTPDFIQDKLGIMLDEIGSYIQTGGKYLTKETHILAKLQAKSPETNIKGLDDVSSLPLHVMDGVSQEIKNSGSKLATVQGATTGIGGIFTLAIDIPLLLGMSIKTLQDIAISYGFNPRDRQERIFIVKCLQFTTSDVVGKKAILEELSKMNLPESESKRKIASEMQGWREVVYTYRDQFGWKKLLQIVPIAGMIFGAITNRSMIADMADTGIMLYRKRRILERIQESTLKS; encoded by the coding sequence ATGAAACTGGAAACAAAAGAAGAGCTTGAGAAAGAATTACGAAACATCGAAAAATGGGAGAAGGATCAAAAGGGACTATGGTTTTGGGAACGAATCGGACGACTCCCCTTCAAGCTATTGGATAAGTTGACCCCAGACTTCATTCAGGATAAATTGGGGATCATGCTCGATGAAATCGGCAGTTACATTCAGACTGGCGGAAAGTATTTAACGAAAGAGACCCACATTCTGGCTAAGCTTCAAGCCAAAAGTCCCGAAACGAACATTAAGGGTCTGGATGATGTTTCAAGCTTGCCGCTCCATGTCATGGATGGCGTGAGCCAGGAAATTAAAAACTCCGGCAGCAAATTGGCAACGGTTCAAGGAGCCACTACCGGTATAGGCGGAATCTTCACCTTAGCCATCGATATTCCCCTTCTTCTCGGCATGTCGATCAAGACACTTCAGGATATCGCCATCTCGTATGGCTTCAATCCCCGTGACCGTCAAGAACGGATTTTCATCGTCAAATGCCTGCAATTCACAACATCGGATGTTGTTGGAAAAAAGGCCATATTAGAGGAATTGTCTAAAATGAATTTGCCTGAGTCTGAATCAAAGAGAAAAATCGCCTCCGAGATGCAAGGATGGCGCGAAGTCGTATATACATATCGTGATCAGTTTGGCTGGAAGAAGCTTTTGCAAATCGTTCCGATTGCCGGGATGATCTTTGGCGCCATCACCAATCGCTCCATGATTGCCGATATGGCTGATACAGGTATCATGCTGTATAGGAAAAGACGGATTTTAGAGCGCATTCAAGAATCGACACTTAAAAGTTAA
- a CDS encoding helix-turn-helix domain-containing protein, whose product MKEFEKNRDIFKDLYGDMMEFADRISSVLGCPITIEDGNHRLLAYSTHDDTTDQARIMTIIGRRVPEKVINSLWKDGIIPALLKKDAPIKIGAINDVGLGNRAAVSIRKNNEVLGFIWALEVNAPFSDEDMDFLQFAAKEAKNQLQQLQLKKKRKEAGHQEFLWRLLTGHYQEEAEIIENFTKFSLHVPVVFSIMVFEFPEEINREVERYISYMLTTTQKINSSLFAIDQNKLILFAGATEENSPFFTTSIYDFIPYFILEMKQRFGVEHILGTAGNTYKNFLDVKSSYEESQYTLRMKNIFPDDMNLIVHFEELGMFQMIEALAGNKQRHAHPAILKLTAYDRKNQTELLQTLTVYLEKDCNPNEASRKLHIHVNTLNYRLKRISEVGAIRLKDPIQKMSLFLNIKLDQYDDYFKKNS is encoded by the coding sequence ATGAAGGAATTCGAAAAAAATAGAGATATTTTTAAAGACCTTTATGGAGATATGATGGAGTTTGCCGATAGAATCAGTTCGGTTTTAGGTTGCCCTATTACAATCGAAGACGGTAACCACCGTTTACTTGCATATAGCACACATGATGATACTACCGATCAGGCACGCATAATGACCATCATCGGAAGACGGGTACCTGAAAAGGTCATCAACAGTTTATGGAAAGATGGCATCATCCCTGCTTTATTGAAAAAGGATGCCCCCATCAAAATCGGGGCCATCAATGATGTTGGCCTCGGTAATAGGGCTGCGGTTTCCATTCGAAAAAATAATGAAGTCCTTGGTTTCATCTGGGCCCTGGAGGTCAATGCGCCTTTCTCCGATGAAGATATGGACTTTCTCCAATTTGCAGCCAAGGAGGCTAAAAATCAGTTACAGCAATTGCAGCTGAAAAAGAAACGGAAAGAGGCGGGCCATCAGGAATTCCTATGGCGCCTGTTGACAGGACACTATCAAGAAGAAGCAGAAATAATTGAAAACTTCACGAAATTTTCGCTTCATGTACCTGTTGTTTTTTCGATCATGGTATTCGAATTTCCTGAAGAGATCAATCGTGAAGTGGAACGATACATTTCATACATGCTAACGACTACTCAAAAGATAAATAGTTCCCTCTTTGCCATTGACCAAAACAAGCTCATTCTTTTCGCAGGCGCCACAGAGGAAAACAGTCCTTTTTTCACTACATCCATATATGATTTCATTCCATATTTCATCCTGGAAATGAAACAGCGCTTCGGTGTAGAGCATATCCTTGGTACAGCTGGCAATACGTATAAAAACTTTCTGGATGTTAAATCAAGCTACGAGGAGTCACAATACACGTTAAGGATGAAGAATATTTTCCCTGATGATATGAACCTCATCGTACACTTTGAAGAGCTTGGCATGTTCCAAATGATTGAAGCGCTTGCAGGCAATAAACAGCGTCATGCCCATCCAGCCATTTTAAAATTAACAGCATATGATAGGAAGAACCAAACCGAATTGCTGCAAACACTTACCGTTTATTTGGAAAAAGACTGTAACCCAAACGAGGCATCGAGAAAGCTTCATATTCATGTGAATACATTGAATTACCGTTTAAAGCGAATATCCGAAGTGGGGGCCATCCGTCTAAAAGACCCGATTCAAAAAATGTCTCTTTTTCTTAATATTAAACTGGATCAATATGATGATTATTTCAAGAAAAATTCATGA